In Candidatus Hydrogenedentota bacterium, the DNA window ACCTGCAACGCGCATCTCGATCCCAAAGCCGTACGCGAGTACTGCGTCCCCTCCGAAGGCGGAGGCAAGCTGCTCGAACGCGCGATAAACCAACTCGGTTTCAGCGCCCGCGCCTACGATAAAGTACTTCGCGTCGCGCGCACTCTCGCCGATCTCGAAGGCCTCGAACGGATTTCCGACAACAACATCACCGAAGCAATTCAGTACCGGACCCTGGACAGACAGGTCCTTTGATATCCCCCGCCGTCGCTCGTGCTCATGTTCGTAATCGAATACTCGAATTGCCTTTACACCATCTACGCTTCGTTCACACTGTGCATTCGTCGCTTATGAATCTTATAGCAAAGCGCTGTATCCATCTCTGAACGAGGCAAAAACGGGCTTCCAGCCTGAGTTAATCAGGCGCGCGTTCCTGCACCGCTTATTTCCGCGCAGCGATCGTGCCGACGACGTGCTCGTGTCAACCGGTGGTTTCGCCGCACCGAGTTGTTCCGCCACCCACGCCAGCAGCTCCCGTCGGTCCACCGGTTCGTTGTCTACTCCCAGGTACAGCGGCGCGGGATTCTTGATCATGAGCACGTGCCGCAGAATCCCCGCACAGTCGTCGCGATGGATCAGATTGATGAAACTCGGCCCCGCCGGAATCGTCGCCGTCCCGGCGCGCACGGAATCAATAAGACGCGTTCGCCCGGGACCATAAATCCCGCCGAGCCGCACCACCGTCGCGGGAAACGGCCCCGCGTGAACAAGCCGCTCACCTTCCAGCAGCGTCGCGCCGGAGAAGTGGGTCTGCTCTGCGGGCGAATCTTCGTCCACCCATTCGCCGTTGTCCTGCGCGTATACGCCGGTGCTCGAAACGAATACGAACCGCTTAAGCTGAGCGGAGGTCGCCTTGAGCGCGCTCAGTAAATTACGCGGGCCGTCCACGTACGCCGCGCGGTAGCGCGCCTCGTCGTACCCACCGGCAGACACGGCGTACACGGCCGCATCGAGGCCGGACGGCAACATCGACAGGGTTTCCGGTTTCAAAACGTCCGCCTGTACCGACTCCGCGCCTTTCGGCAGGAGCACGCCGCCGCGCCGAAGCGCCCAGACATGGTGGCCGTCTCTAACAAGCAATCCGGCGA includes these proteins:
- a CDS encoding SDR family oxidoreductase, which produces MKGVELRILIAGCGYVGTALAGLLVRDGHHVWALRRGGVLLPKGAESVQADVLKPETLSMLPSGLDAAVYAVSAGGYDEARYRAAYVDGPRNLLSALKATSAQLKRFVFVSSTGVYAQDNGEWVDEDSPAEQTHFSGATLLEGERLVHAGPFPATVVRLGGIYGPGRTRLIDSVRAGTATIPAGPSFINLIHRDDCAGILRHVLMIKNPAPLYLGVDNEPVDRRELLAWVAEQLGAAKPPVDTSTSSARSLRGNKRCRNARLINSGWKPVFASFRDGYSALL